One Orrella dioscoreae genomic window carries:
- the tolQ gene encoding protein TolQ, producing the protein MQVTNDMSILKLILDASVPVQLIMLILLGISILSWTFIFAKRSALKQADLQTRRFENDFWSGGDLTMLQQAVASRRAEHGALARIFDAGMSEFAKARRNNPGGDVQTVLDGPRRAMRAAYQREMDSLESRLNFLASAGSVSPYIGLLGTVWGIMHAFLGLANVQQATLASVAPGIAEALIATAIGLFAAIPAVVAYNRYTHDIDRLSIRFDAFVDEFLNILQRQVR; encoded by the coding sequence ATGCAAGTCACGAATGACATGTCGATACTGAAGCTGATCCTGGACGCCAGCGTGCCAGTGCAGCTCATCATGCTGATCCTGCTCGGCATCTCGATCCTGTCGTGGACCTTCATCTTCGCCAAGCGGTCCGCGCTGAAGCAGGCCGACCTGCAGACCCGCCGCTTCGAGAACGACTTCTGGTCGGGCGGCGACCTGACGATGCTGCAGCAGGCCGTGGCCAGCCGCCGCGCCGAACACGGCGCGCTCGCGCGCATCTTCGATGCCGGCATGAGCGAATTCGCCAAGGCCCGCCGCAACAATCCCGGCGGCGATGTCCAGACCGTGCTGGACGGCCCGCGCCGCGCCATGCGCGCCGCCTACCAGCGCGAGATGGACTCGCTGGAATCGCGCCTGAACTTCCTGGCCTCGGCCGGCTCGGTCAGCCCCTACATCGGCCTGCTGGGCACCGTGTGGGGCATCATGCACGCCTTCCTGGGCCTGGCCAACGTGCAGCAGGCCACCCTGGCCTCGGTGGCGCCCGGCATCGCCGAAGCACTGATCGCCACGGCCATCGGCCTCTTCGCCGCCATTCCCGCGGTCGTGGCCTACAACCGCTACACCCACGACATCGACCGGCTGTCGATCCGCTTCGACGCCTTCGTGGACGAATTCCTGAACATCCTTCAACGTCAGGTGCGCTAA
- the ybgC gene encoding tol-pal system-associated acyl-CoA thioesterase has translation MTADALPRSTLQVRVYYEDTDAGGVVFYANYLKFLERARTEWLRALGINQSTMAVTEQRLFVVRSLDMDYRKPARLDDLLTIHSEITKLGRASIHFAQHAERDGELLVSGNIQICCVDAVNLRPAALPPTLVDVLRANLRDLRE, from the coding sequence GTGACTGCTGACGCCTTGCCGAGATCCACCCTGCAGGTTCGTGTCTATTACGAAGACACGGACGCGGGCGGGGTGGTTTTCTATGCCAACTATCTCAAGTTCCTGGAACGCGCCCGCACCGAGTGGCTGCGCGCGCTGGGCATCAACCAATCGACCATGGCCGTCACCGAGCAACGCCTTTTCGTGGTGCGCTCGCTGGACATGGATTACCGCAAGCCGGCGCGGCTGGATGACCTGCTGACCATCCACAGCGAGATCACCAAGCTGGGCCGTGCTTCGATACACTTCGCGCAACACGCAGAACGCGATGGGGAACTGCTCGTGTCGGGCAACATCCAAATCTGCTGCGTCGACGCCGTCAACCTGCGACCCGCCGCCTTACCTCCCACGCTAGTGGACGTGCTGCGGGCCAACCTACGGGACCTACGGGAATAA
- a CDS encoding proline--tRNA ligase translates to MRASRYHLNTLKEAPSDAEVASHQLMTRAGMIRKLAGGIYTYMPLGLKVIRKVEAIVREEMNGAGAVELLMPVVQPAELWKESGRWEQYGAELLRIKDRHDRDFVLQPTSEEVITDIARNEIHSWRQLPVNFYHIQTKFRDERRPRFGLMRGREFTMKDAYSFDRDDEGAQRSYDVMYDAYMRIFKRLGLEFRAVAADTGSIGGDRSHEFQVIADTGEDLLVYDPGSDYAANIELAHAPSLLAERAAPAESLAKTPTPGAAKCQAVADLLGIPLARTVKSLVLATDPEDGPAQIWLLLLRGDHELNEVKAGKLPGLKAGWRFATESEIVEHFGCKPGYLGPIGTAKPVRVVADLTVANMSDLVCGANAEDFHYTGVNWGRDLPEPELVADLRNVVAGDIGPSGQGLAIQRGIEVGHVFFLGTKYSEALNATFLDETGKPALLRMGCYGIGITRIVGAAIEQNHDARGIIWPAAIAPFQVAICPVGWGKSATVRDEAEKLYAALQEQGVDVILDDRDQRPGVMFAEWELIGVPVRVTVGERGLADGVVELQSRRQGENVKVAVGDALAQTLAALAQA, encoded by the coding sequence ATGCGTGCCTCACGTTACCACCTGAATACCCTGAAAGAAGCCCCTTCCGACGCCGAAGTGGCCAGCCACCAGCTCATGACGCGGGCCGGCATGATCCGCAAGCTGGCCGGCGGCATCTATACCTATATGCCGCTCGGGCTGAAGGTCATCCGCAAGGTCGAGGCCATCGTCCGCGAGGAGATGAACGGCGCGGGCGCCGTCGAACTGCTGATGCCCGTCGTCCAGCCCGCCGAACTCTGGAAGGAGTCGGGCCGCTGGGAGCAGTACGGCGCCGAGCTGCTGCGCATCAAGGACCGCCACGACCGCGATTTCGTCCTGCAGCCCACGTCGGAAGAAGTCATCACCGACATCGCGCGCAACGAGATCCACAGCTGGCGCCAGCTGCCGGTGAACTTCTATCACATCCAGACCAAGTTCCGGGACGAGCGCCGCCCCCGCTTCGGCCTGATGCGCGGCCGCGAATTCACCATGAAGGACGCGTACTCCTTCGACCGCGACGACGAGGGCGCACAGCGCAGCTATGACGTCATGTACGACGCGTACATGCGCATCTTCAAGCGCCTGGGGCTGGAATTCCGCGCCGTGGCGGCCGACACCGGCTCCATCGGCGGCGACCGCAGCCACGAGTTCCAGGTGATCGCCGACACCGGCGAAGACCTGCTGGTCTACGATCCGGGCTCGGACTACGCGGCCAACATCGAGCTGGCCCACGCGCCCAGCCTGCTGGCCGAGCGCGCCGCGCCCGCCGAGTCGCTGGCCAAGACCCCGACGCCCGGCGCGGCCAAGTGCCAGGCCGTGGCCGACCTGCTGGGCATCCCGCTGGCACGCACCGTGAAATCGCTGGTGCTGGCGACCGATCCCGAGGACGGCCCCGCACAGATCTGGCTGCTGCTGCTGCGCGGCGACCACGAGCTGAATGAAGTGAAGGCCGGCAAGCTGCCGGGCCTGAAGGCCGGCTGGCGCTTCGCCACAGAGTCCGAGATCGTCGAGCATTTCGGCTGCAAGCCCGGCTACCTGGGCCCCATCGGCACGGCCAAGCCCGTGCGCGTGGTGGCGGACCTGACCGTCGCCAACATGAGCGACCTGGTCTGCGGCGCCAACGCCGAAGACTTCCACTACACCGGCGTGAACTGGGGCCGCGACCTGCCCGAACCCGAATTGGTGGCGGACCTGCGCAACGTGGTGGCCGGCGACATCGGTCCCTCCGGCCAGGGCCTGGCGATCCAGCGCGGCATCGAGGTCGGCCACGTGTTCTTCCTGGGCACGAAGTATTCCGAGGCGCTCAATGCGACCTTCCTGGACGAGACCGGCAAGCCGGCGCTGCTGCGCATGGGCTGCTATGGCATCGGCATCACCCGCATCGTGGGCGCCGCCATCGAGCAGAACCACGATGCGCGCGGCATCATCTGGCCGGCCGCCATCGCCCCCTTCCAGGTGGCCATTTGCCCCGTGGGCTGGGGGAAAAGTGCAACGGTTCGTGACGAGGCGGAAAAGCTCTACGCGGCCCTGCAGGAACAAGGCGTGGACGTGATCCTGGACGATCGCGACCAGCGCCCGGGGGTCATGTTCGCCGAGTGGGAGCTCATCGGGGTGCCGGTGCGCGTAACAGTTGGAGAACGCGGCCTTGCCGACGGTGTGGTGGAATTGCAGTCCCGCCGCCAGGGCGAGAACGTGAAGGTCGCCGTGGGCGATGCGCTGGCGCAGACCCTGGCCGCGCTGGCCCAGGCCTGA
- a CDS encoding RNA pyrophosphohydrolase — translation MLDREGYRPNVGIILVNHKNEVFWGKRLREHAWQFPQGGIKHGESPAQAMYRELHEEVGLRPEHVRILGRTRDWLRYNVPENFVRREWRGHYKGQKQIWFLLRLMGRDSDVCLRATAHPEFDAWRWSKYWVPLDAVIEFKRDVYTQALNELSVILFRRQQETRYLRQRVHGNRGDGASGAQSPAEGSDTYAHIAG, via the coding sequence ATGCTCGATCGCGAAGGCTACCGTCCCAATGTCGGCATCATCCTCGTCAACCACAAGAACGAGGTCTTTTGGGGTAAGCGGCTGCGCGAACACGCCTGGCAGTTTCCGCAAGGCGGCATCAAGCACGGTGAAAGTCCTGCGCAGGCAATGTACCGCGAGCTCCACGAGGAAGTGGGCCTGCGGCCCGAACATGTCCGGATCCTGGGGCGAACACGCGACTGGCTGCGTTATAACGTGCCGGAGAATTTCGTGCGCCGTGAGTGGCGCGGTCATTACAAAGGCCAGAAGCAGATCTGGTTCCTGTTGCGGCTCATGGGCCGCGACAGCGATGTCTGCCTGCGCGCCACGGCGCACCCCGAGTTCGACGCCTGGCGCTGGAGCAAGTACTGGGTGCCGCTGGATGCGGTCATCGAGTTCAAGCGCGACGTCTATACCCAGGCGCTGAACGAGCTGTCGGTCATCCTGTTCCGGCGGCAGCAGGAAACCCGCTATCTGCGCCAGCGGGTGCATGGAAACCGGGGAGACGGCGCGTCCGGCGCGCAGTCTCCCGCAGAAGGAAGCGACACGTATGCGCATATTGCTGGTTGA
- a CDS encoding response regulator, translating to MRILLVEDEREMAAWLVRALSQSGFVPDHAADARTAEAFMAGNEYDAIVMDLRLPDKHGLVLLREMRNRSDSTPVLLLTAQGALQDRVRGLNLGADDFLTKPFALEELEARLTALVRRSRGRQHPRLQCGSLSYDSESRSFTLDGGLLFLTPREHAALAALLTRSGYPVDKSSLFGKVFTHDSEANLDAIEVVLHRLRKKLAGSDVRITTVRGLGYMLESVASEASEAAPG from the coding sequence ATGCGCATATTGCTGGTTGAAGACGAACGCGAGATGGCCGCCTGGCTGGTCCGGGCGCTGTCTCAAAGCGGCTTCGTCCCCGACCACGCGGCCGATGCGCGCACGGCCGAGGCTTTCATGGCGGGCAACGAATACGACGCCATCGTCATGGACCTGCGCCTGCCCGACAAGCACGGCCTGGTGCTGTTGCGCGAGATGCGCAATCGCAGCGACAGCACCCCGGTGCTGCTCCTGACGGCGCAGGGCGCCCTGCAGGACCGCGTGCGCGGCCTGAACCTGGGCGCCGACGATTTCCTCACCAAGCCCTTCGCGCTGGAAGAACTGGAAGCGCGCCTGACCGCGCTGGTGCGCCGCAGCCGTGGCCGCCAGCACCCGCGCCTGCAGTGCGGGTCGCTGTCCTATGACAGCGAAAGCCGTTCCTTCACCCTGGACGGCGGCCTGCTTTTCCTCACGCCACGCGAGCACGCCGCGCTGGCGGCATTGCTCACCCGCAGCGGCTATCCGGTCGACAAGTCCAGCCTCTTCGGCAAGGTCTTCACCCACGACAGCGAAGCCAACCTCGACGCCATCGAGGTCGTGCTGCACCGCCTGCGCAAGAAGCTGGCGGGCAGCGACGTGCGCATCACCACGGTCCGCGGCCTGGGCTACATGCTGGAAAGCGTGGCCAGCGAAGCCAGTGAAGCCGCACCCGGCTAA
- a CDS encoding sensor histidine kinase: MIDSWNDYRTLSEITAEAYDSSLLEPARVLESSVEFANDLTLRISAPMYAQVLLESRAGLRKYYRVEEIDPPIAPGRGSPVLPGRALIGMPDMPMPPQWPAEAGEPVFYDSVYRNDPVRVVAIWRDLFYRGAHRQVLVQVAESMGPRLNAEERGRQQEALRDARMVVLVVLLVWLGVALALRPLYRLRNEIRSRSPQDLKPLDPSRVPNEVVPLVEAVNHHIARYGDMLAEQSAFLADASHQLRTPLAIMLTQAEYALRERDPQRMREGLHALIEQLGRTRRLTEQLLSLAHASHEDERTAQAVDVDELARAVVLRYLPLAREKKQDLGCLTSPAPDADEGGARWPLVVQGIEAELQEALSNLVHNALHYAPPGACITVSVEPGETDVLLAVTDDGPGLEPGLRERAFGRFDRAGVEKGEGGSGSGLGLAIARAYARRNGGDATLEDGEVRADGGVGLRAVLRLPRG; encoded by the coding sequence ATGATCGACAGCTGGAACGACTACCGCACCCTGTCCGAGATCACCGCCGAAGCCTACGACAGCAGCTTGCTCGAGCCGGCGCGCGTGCTGGAAAGCAGCGTCGAATTCGCCAACGACCTGACCCTGCGCATCAGCGCACCCATGTATGCGCAGGTGCTGCTGGAGTCGCGCGCGGGCCTGCGCAAGTACTACCGGGTCGAGGAAATCGATCCGCCCATCGCGCCAGGCAGAGGCTCGCCCGTGCTGCCAGGGCGGGCGCTCATCGGCATGCCCGACATGCCGATGCCGCCCCAATGGCCTGCCGAGGCGGGCGAACCCGTCTTCTACGATTCGGTCTATCGCAACGACCCGGTGCGGGTGGTGGCGATCTGGCGCGACCTGTTCTATCGCGGCGCGCATCGCCAGGTGCTGGTGCAGGTGGCCGAAAGCATGGGGCCGCGCCTGAACGCCGAGGAGCGCGGCCGGCAGCAGGAGGCCCTGCGCGATGCCCGCATGGTCGTGCTGGTGGTGCTGCTGGTGTGGCTGGGCGTGGCCCTGGCCTTGCGGCCGCTCTATCGCCTGCGCAATGAAATCCGCAGCCGTTCCCCGCAAGACCTGAAGCCCCTGGATCCCTCGCGGGTGCCGAACGAGGTCGTGCCGCTGGTCGAGGCCGTGAACCATCACATCGCCCGCTATGGCGACATGCTGGCAGAGCAATCCGCCTTCCTGGCCGATGCCTCGCATCAACTCCGCACGCCGCTTGCCATCATGCTCACGCAGGCCGAATACGCCTTGCGTGAGCGCGATCCGCAACGCATGCGCGAAGGCCTGCATGCGCTCATCGAGCAACTTGGCCGTACCCGGCGCCTGACCGAGCAGTTGCTGTCGCTCGCGCACGCCAGCCACGAGGACGAACGCACGGCACAGGCCGTCGATGTCGACGAGCTGGCGCGGGCCGTGGTGTTGCGCTACCTGCCGCTCGCCCGCGAGAAAAAGCAGGATCTCGGTTGCCTGACCTCGCCCGCGCCGGACGCCGATGAGGGCGGGGCGCGCTGGCCGCTGGTCGTGCAAGGCATCGAGGCCGAGTTGCAGGAAGCGCTCTCGAATCTCGTCCACAACGCCCTGCATTACGCGCCCCCTGGCGCGTGCATCACGGTCTCCGTCGAGCCTGGCGAGACCGACGTGCTGCTGGCCGTCACCGACGACGGGCCCGGTCTCGAGCCGGGGCTGCGCGAGCGCGCCTTCGGGCGCTTCGACAGGGCCGGCGTGGAGAAGGGCGAAGGCGGTTCTGGTTCGGGCCTTGGCCTTGCCATCGCGCGCGCCTATGCGCGCCGCAACGGCGGCGATGCCACGCTGGAAGACGGCGAAGTGCGTGCCGATGGCGGCGTGGGATTGCGCGCGGTGTTGCGTCTGCCGCGCGGCTGA
- a CDS encoding tripartite tricarboxylate transporter TctB family protein encodes MRREWWAGGIMIGLGIAVVIGGNLYQVGSLSRMGPGLFPIILGVLLALMGVLIIVTAKTLPPDEEGDEMGPPEWRGWACILGGLVAFMILGRYGGLVPATFALVFIAAMGDREHTWRTALLLALGVTVVGCAIFSWGLQLQFPLLRWG; translated from the coding sequence ATGCGGCGCGAATGGTGGGCCGGGGGGATCATGATCGGGCTGGGCATTGCCGTCGTGATCGGCGGCAACCTGTACCAGGTGGGCAGCCTCTCGCGCATGGGCCCGGGGCTTTTCCCCATCATCCTGGGCGTGCTGCTGGCGCTGATGGGCGTGCTCATCATCGTCACCGCCAAGACGCTGCCGCCCGACGAAGAGGGCGATGAAATGGGTCCGCCCGAGTGGCGCGGCTGGGCCTGCATCCTGGGCGGGCTGGTGGCCTTCATGATCCTCGGCCGCTACGGCGGCCTGGTGCCGGCCACCTTTGCGCTGGTCTTCATCGCCGCCATGGGCGACCGCGAACACACCTGGCGCACCGCGCTGCTGCTTGCCTTGGGCGTGACCGTCGTGGGCTGCGCCATTTTCTCGTGGGGCTTGCAGCTGCAATTCCCGCTGCTGCGTTGGGGCTGA
- a CDS encoding tripartite tricarboxylate transporter permease, with translation MDIFNNLMHGFSVAFALDNLMWAAFGVFMGNLIGVLPGMGVLAAISILLPLTYTMTPTAALVMLSGIYYGSQYGGGITSIMLNLPGTASHAVACLDGNPLARQGKAGSALFMLMFSSFCGATVGILAMILFSPMLVEVAFKFGPAEYFAMMMLGLLAGATLAKGSAVKGVAMVLVGLVLGVIGTDVNTGVMRFHFGILELSDGLQIVALAMGLFGIADFLKNVNRIDSSAKIIGGGGISMKSMRPQKGDIKQSRGALVRGTAIGAAFGVLPGTGPTIASFISYAAEKKAAKEPRRFGRGAIEGIAGPEAATSASTQTSFIPTMSLGIPGDPVMALMLGALIIHGIQPGPQMMIEHGDMFWGLIASFWVGNVLLLLLNLPLIGMWIRMLSVPFRYLFPAALFFVCVGVYSTNNNLFDVAMVTLFGVVGYFFMRLRFEPAPLLLGFVLGPMVEENFRRALLLSRGDLMIFVERPISLGFVAACVALVGWLTFSAIRARRRELSPQVQAG, from the coding sequence ATGGATATCTTCAATAACTTGATGCACGGGTTCTCCGTCGCCTTCGCGCTGGACAACCTGATGTGGGCCGCTTTCGGCGTCTTCATGGGCAACCTGATCGGGGTGCTCCCCGGCATGGGCGTGCTGGCCGCCATCTCCATCCTGCTGCCCCTGACTTACACCATGACGCCCACCGCGGCGCTGGTCATGCTCTCGGGCATCTACTACGGTTCGCAGTACGGTGGCGGCATCACCTCCATCATGCTGAACCTGCCGGGCACGGCCTCGCACGCCGTGGCCTGCCTGGACGGCAATCCGCTGGCGCGCCAGGGCAAGGCTGGGTCCGCGCTCTTCATGCTGATGTTCTCGTCGTTCTGCGGCGCGACCGTCGGCATCCTGGCCATGATCCTCTTCTCGCCGATGCTGGTGGAAGTGGCCTTCAAGTTCGGTCCCGCCGAATACTTCGCCATGATGATGCTGGGCCTGCTGGCCGGCGCCACGCTGGCCAAGGGCTCGGCGGTGAAGGGCGTGGCCATGGTGCTGGTGGGCCTGGTGCTCGGCGTGATCGGCACCGACGTCAACACCGGCGTCATGCGTTTCCACTTCGGCATCCTGGAACTCAGCGACGGGCTGCAGATCGTGGCGCTGGCCATGGGCCTCTTCGGCATCGCCGACTTCCTGAAGAACGTCAATCGCATCGACTCCAGCGCCAAGATCATCGGCGGCGGCGGCATCTCGATGAAATCGATGCGTCCGCAAAAGGGCGACATCAAGCAGTCGCGCGGCGCGCTGGTGCGCGGCACGGCCATCGGCGCGGCTTTCGGCGTCTTGCCCGGCACCGGCCCGACGATCGCCTCGTTCATCTCCTACGCCGCCGAGAAGAAGGCCGCCAAGGAACCGCGCCGCTTCGGTCGCGGCGCCATCGAAGGCATCGCCGGCCCCGAGGCCGCCACCAGCGCCTCGACGCAGACCAGCTTCATCCCCACGATGAGCCTGGGCATCCCGGGTGACCCCGTGATGGCGCTGATGCTGGGCGCGCTGATCATCCACGGCATCCAGCCGGGCCCGCAGATGATGATCGAGCACGGCGACATGTTCTGGGGGCTGATCGCCAGCTTCTGGGTCGGCAACGTGCTGCTGCTGTTGCTCAACCTGCCGCTCATCGGCATGTGGATCCGCATGCTGTCGGTGCCGTTCCGCTATCTCTTCCCCGCGGCCCTGTTCTTCGTGTGCGTGGGGGTCTACAGCACGAACAACAACCTCTTCGACGTCGCGATGGTCACGCTCTTCGGCGTGGTGGGCTACTTCTTCATGCGCCTGCGCTTCGAACCCGCACCCCTGCTGCTCGGTTTCGTGCTCGGTCCCATGGTCGAAGAGAACTTCCGCCGTGCGCTGCTGCTGTCGCGCGGCGACCTGATGATCTTCGTCGAACGTCCCATCAGCCTGGGCTTCGTCGCGGCCTGCGTGGCGCTCGTGGGCTGGCTGACCTTCTCGGCCATCCGTGCGCGCCGCCGGGAGCTGTCTCCTCAGGTGCAGGCCGGCTGA
- a CDS encoding 2-hydroxyacid dehydrogenase: MHVLFAAEGYDTERWVGEFAKALPGIQVTAWQPGDAPRGADAAIVWQPPAEFFKTEPGLRGVFNLGAGVDALLASGTLPASATLVRLEDAGMSVQMAEYALYAILRAARDFDVYDAAQRDGRWHKTPPIRRAQWPVGVLGLGVVGRRVAQSLAAFDFPVAGWSRSGGEVPGVEVHAGIDALPGFLARTRVLVNVLPLTDETRDILNRDTLGRLLPDSHLINVGRGQHLVEEDLLHVLENGPLAGATLDVFRTEPLPEGHPFWAHPKIHVTPHVAARTLRAETIAQIAEKIRVFAAGGTPSGVVARERGY, translated from the coding sequence ATGCATGTGCTGTTTGCTGCCGAAGGCTATGACACGGAACGTTGGGTAGGGGAGTTTGCGAAGGCCTTGCCGGGGATCCAGGTGACCGCCTGGCAGCCGGGCGATGCGCCGCGGGGCGCGGATGCGGCCATCGTGTGGCAGCCGCCGGCGGAATTCTTCAAGACCGAGCCGGGCCTGCGTGGGGTGTTCAACCTGGGAGCGGGCGTCGATGCCTTGCTGGCCTCGGGGACCTTGCCGGCGTCGGCCACGCTGGTGCGCCTGGAAGATGCGGGCATGTCGGTGCAGATGGCCGAGTACGCGCTCTACGCGATCCTGCGCGCGGCGCGCGATTTCGACGTCTATGACGCCGCGCAGCGCGATGGCCGCTGGCACAAGACGCCGCCCATCCGCCGCGCGCAGTGGCCGGTGGGTGTGTTGGGCCTGGGCGTGGTGGGGCGGCGCGTGGCGCAATCGCTGGCCGCGTTCGACTTTCCCGTCGCGGGTTGGTCGCGCAGCGGCGGCGAGGTGCCGGGCGTGGAGGTCCATGCCGGCATCGATGCCCTGCCCGGGTTCCTCGCGCGCACCCGCGTGCTGGTCAATGTCCTGCCGCTCACCGACGAAACGCGCGACATCCTGAACCGTGACACGCTGGGCCGCCTGCTGCCTGACAGCCATCTCATCAACGTGGGCCGTGGCCAGCACCTGGTCGAGGAAGACCTGCTGCACGTGCTGGAAAACGGCCCGCTGGCTGGCGCCACGCTGGATGTCTTCCGCACCGAACCCTTGCCCGAAGGGCATCCGTTCTGGGCCCACCCGAAGATCCACGTCACGCCGCACGTGGCGGCCCGCACGCTGCGCGCCGAGACCATCGCGCAGATCGCCGAGAAGATCCGGGTGTTCGCGGCGGGCGGCACGCCGTCGGGCGTCGTGGCCCGCGAGCGGGGTTACTGA
- a CDS encoding LysR substrate-binding domain-containing protein, which translates to MHDLNDLYYFAQVVEAGGFSAAARRLDIPKSRLSRRIALLEERLQMRLLQRTTRRLSLTAAGERYLQYCRAVTESALAADEAIEQLRAEPSGTVVMSAPIALAHEALPKLMPEFLRAWPKVSVQIIASNRRIDLIREGVDLALRVREKLDTDAEMVARQLGSSASYLVASPEFLRRHGAPQHPAELADARTLAFSDTRGPVRWALQGPREESVSVTVTPQMACNDFPVLVEAAIHDGGIVLLPDVAVADPMRAGKLVQVLPNWSAPTGIVHIIYPSRRGMLPAVRTLVDFLARRLPQVYAMGPHAPQPPAQ; encoded by the coding sequence GTGCACGACCTGAACGATCTTTATTATTTTGCCCAGGTCGTGGAGGCCGGCGGCTTCAGCGCCGCGGCCCGCCGCCTGGACATTCCGAAGTCCCGCCTGTCCCGCCGCATCGCCCTGCTCGAGGAGCGCCTGCAGATGCGCCTCCTGCAGCGCACGACGCGGCGGCTGAGCCTGACGGCGGCAGGCGAGCGTTATCTGCAGTATTGCCGCGCCGTCACCGAGTCGGCGCTGGCCGCCGACGAGGCGATCGAGCAATTGCGCGCCGAACCGTCGGGAACGGTGGTGATGAGCGCCCCCATCGCGCTTGCGCATGAAGCCCTGCCCAAGCTGATGCCCGAGTTCCTGCGTGCGTGGCCGAAAGTGTCCGTGCAGATCATTGCCTCGAACCGCCGCATCGATCTCATCCGTGAAGGGGTGGACCTGGCCCTGCGCGTCCGTGAAAAGCTGGATACCGACGCGGAGATGGTGGCGCGCCAATTGGGATCGAGCGCGTCGTACCTGGTGGCCAGCCCCGAGTTCCTGCGCCGCCACGGCGCGCCGCAGCACCCCGCCGAACTCGCCGATGCGCGTACGCTGGCTTTCAGCGACACGCGCGGCCCGGTGCGCTGGGCCCTGCAAGGCCCGCGCGAGGAAAGCGTATCGGTGACGGTGACCCCGCAGATGGCGTGCAACGATTTCCCGGTGCTGGTGGAGGCCGCCATCCATGATGGCGGCATCGTGCTGCTGCCCGACGTGGCCGTGGCCGATCCCATGCGGGCGGGCAAGCTGGTGCAGGTATTGCCGAACTGGTCAGCCCCGACCGGCATCGTGCACATCATCTACCCTTCGCGCCGGGGCATGCTGCCCGCGGTGCGCACGCTGGTGGACTTCCTGGCGCGCCGCCTGCCGCAGGTCTATGCCATGGGACCGCACGCGCCCCAGCCGCCCGCTCAGTAA
- a CDS encoding mechanosensitive ion channel family protein: MRQFLISVHNQLPSWAGSWFNVLALLAQVGLIVLAAWLAMRVARMLIRRLAKTYTLPYDLAMLTTRVVAFVVYGGAMLWALERLGVSGTVLWTALTGFAAVGAVAFFAAWSVLSNLFCALLIFTTRAFRPGDLIELIESGDKPGIRGRVLDINLVYTTLVEADAGTGSHTLQVPNSLFFQRVLRHWRDTSSPAER, from the coding sequence ATGCGTCAATTCCTGATTTCAGTGCACAACCAGTTGCCCTCCTGGGCAGGAAGCTGGTTCAACGTCCTGGCCCTGCTCGCGCAGGTCGGGCTGATCGTCCTGGCCGCCTGGCTGGCCATGCGCGTGGCGCGCATGCTGATCAGGCGGCTGGCCAAGACCTATACCCTGCCCTACGACCTCGCGATGCTGACCACGCGCGTGGTGGCCTTCGTGGTGTACGGCGGCGCGATGCTCTGGGCGCTGGAGCGCCTGGGCGTGTCCGGCACGGTGCTGTGGACGGCCCTGACCGGCTTCGCGGCGGTGGGCGCGGTGGCGTTCTTCGCCGCCTGGAGCGTGCTGTCCAACCTGTTCTGCGCGCTGCTCATCTTCACCACGCGCGCCTTCCGGCCCGGCGACCTGATCGAGCTCATCGAGAGCGGCGACAAGCCCGGCATCCGCGGCCGCGTGCTGGACATCAACCTGGTCTACACCACGCTGGTGGAGGCCGATGCCGGCACGGGCAGCCATACGCTGCAGGTGCCCAACAGCCTCTTCTTCCAACGCGTGCTGCGGCACTGGCGCGACACGAGCTCTCCCGCCGAGCGGTGA